From a single Methylacidiphilum kamchatkense Kam1 genomic region:
- a CDS encoding VWA domain-containing protein: MVALVVFANPSFFFLLLLLPLVWFFRRYRKEEPFFLPFASQWVGTERKGPINKLPVVCCYLAFVLFIIALARPQEEKGKIPIRKEGYDIVLVLDISGSMLAEDYEIDQKMVSRLDVVLDVVKAFLDKRVNDRIGLVAFAGRAYTVCPLTFDHQWIKRKIDQLQAGAIEDGTAIGDALSLALSRLEGKKESEARHKIGSFLILLTDGANNCGNLLPLEAAQLAARSSIPVFAIGAGLSGEVTMPVLDEERRKIGSQTVISEVDEELLRKIAQLTGGEYFRATDSNAILSAFQAIDAKKKIPFEPIVVTKKEELFPIFLVLGLFFWFLAFLISKRI; this comes from the coding sequence ATGGTAGCTCTGGTTGTTTTTGCAAATCCCTCCTTTTTTTTCTTACTTTTGCTTTTACCTCTTGTTTGGTTCTTTCGGAGGTATAGAAAAGAAGAACCTTTTTTTCTCCCCTTTGCCTCTCAATGGGTAGGAACCGAAAGAAAAGGACCGATCAATAAGCTTCCTGTGGTCTGTTGCTACCTTGCTTTTGTGTTGTTTATTATTGCCCTTGCTCGCCCACAGGAAGAAAAAGGTAAAATCCCCATAAGGAAAGAAGGCTACGATATCGTTCTTGTGCTTGATATTTCTGGGAGCATGCTTGCCGAAGATTATGAAATTGATCAAAAGATGGTCAGCAGGTTAGACGTCGTTTTAGATGTGGTGAAAGCCTTTTTAGATAAAAGAGTCAACGATCGTATTGGATTAGTAGCCTTTGCAGGAAGAGCTTATACTGTATGTCCTTTGACTTTTGATCATCAGTGGATAAAAAGAAAGATTGATCAATTACAGGCCGGAGCGATCGAAGATGGAACGGCTATTGGAGATGCTTTAAGCCTGGCTTTAAGCCGTCTTGAAGGCAAAAAAGAGTCAGAGGCACGACACAAAATTGGGTCCTTCTTGATCCTCTTGACTGATGGAGCAAATAATTGTGGGAATCTCCTGCCTTTGGAGGCTGCCCAATTGGCGGCCCGAAGTTCTATTCCTGTGTTTGCTATCGGGGCGGGATTAAGTGGGGAGGTAACAATGCCAGTCTTAGATGAAGAAAGACGGAAGATCGGCAGTCAAACAGTAATTTCGGAAGTGGATGAAGAGCTCTTACGGAAAATAGCTCAATTGACTGGTGGAGAATATTTTAGAGCAACCGATAGTAATGCGATTCTTTCGGCTTTCCAGGCTATTGATGCCAAAAAAAAGATTCCTTTTGAACCTATCGTGGTCACAAAAAAAGAAGAGCTTTTTCCCATTTTTTTGGTTTTGGGCCTGTTCTTTTGGTTTTTGGCTTTTCTTATCTCAAAAAGAATCTAA